A window of the Bacteroidota bacterium genome harbors these coding sequences:
- a CDS encoding OmpA family protein translates to MNAKKNNIRWILLLTFHFLLLTSLIAQKNKPQEPDPAEECSGTDDAKALYLKSRDKKKYEYDERIKFLEEAVAEDPSYAPANYELGMHWQRRADENDAACEKCEPYFRAVIKNCPQYHSNPYFFLGYGFYQKGNYDSAMKYTKLFLDFKEDNLKKYDKLRYERFLVDAKNIMKFSKFNKEMYGNPVAYDPKILEGVSTVKDEYLPFISPDNQIAFFTRRMKVQPIGIAWDVSTEKEFFCSSERGADGKFPEGEPMPTPPFNLHFNEGGASITIDNKHIYFTVVEQDGNYDIYTSDFVKGEWQQAKSLGNVINSPDYWDSQPSISADGKTLYFASTRPGGYGGVDLWKSVKDSAGNWTKPVNLGSNINTEGDEKSPFLHWDSKTLYFSSGDNEQAQTSHLTLGGFDIFYSKMDSTGRWAKPKNIGYPINTQANDVGFFVSSDGKYGFFASNDNQKTKGRSVGGYDIYYFELPQHVRPEEVAIVKGKVVNPDGKSVAGAQVEMKDAVTKKITKALVDSATGEYAIAANVQKNANGERNDMLVEVKKDGFAFSSQLLSMNDSATKKILAPSNPVEVSASPLRGAGGQVELKTDSVKEGSAFTLNNIYFGPNRADLKEESKFVLDEFAQYLKENPNIKIDIYGHTDNIGGAQDNQNLSADRAFTVFEYLRNVADVSKEQIREHRGYGATQPLADNNTEEGRARNRRTEFMIVAK, encoded by the coding sequence ATGAATGCGAAAAAAAATAACATCCGATGGATTTTACTTCTCACTTTTCACTTCTTACTTCTTACTTCTTTAATAGCTCAGAAAAACAAGCCGCAAGAACCCGACCCTGCCGAAGAGTGTAGCGGAACTGATGATGCAAAAGCGCTTTACCTAAAATCGCGCGACAAGAAAAAGTATGAATACGATGAGCGCATAAAATTTCTGGAAGAAGCAGTTGCGGAAGACCCCAGTTATGCTCCCGCGAATTATGAACTGGGCATGCACTGGCAAAGGCGCGCAGATGAAAACGATGCTGCCTGCGAAAAGTGCGAGCCGTATTTCCGCGCGGTGATTAAAAACTGCCCGCAGTATCATTCCAATCCTTACTTCTTTCTTGGCTATGGGTTTTATCAGAAAGGGAATTATGATTCCGCTATGAAGTATACAAAACTCTTTCTCGATTTCAAAGAAGATAATCTGAAGAAGTACGACAAACTCCGCTACGAACGGTTTCTGGTGGATGCAAAAAACATTATGAAGTTTTCAAAGTTCAACAAAGAAATGTACGGCAACCCGGTTGCGTATGACCCGAAAATTCTGGAAGGCGTGAGCACGGTGAAAGATGAATACCTTCCTTTTATTTCGCCCGATAATCAGATTGCTTTTTTCACGCGCAGAATGAAAGTTCAGCCCATTGGAATTGCCTGGGATGTGAGCACCGAGAAAGAATTCTTCTGCTCCAGCGAGCGGGGCGCTGATGGAAAATTTCCCGAAGGCGAGCCCATGCCCACCCCGCCTTTCAACCTGCACTTCAACGAAGGAGGGGCATCCATCACCATTGACAACAAGCATATTTATTTTACGGTGGTGGAGCAGGACGGCAACTACGATATTTACACTTCTGATTTTGTGAAAGGCGAATGGCAGCAGGCAAAAAGTTTGGGCAATGTGATTAACAGTCCCGATTACTGGGATTCGCAGCCCTCCATTTCTGCCGATGGAAAAACACTTTACTTCGCCAGCACGCGCCCGGGCGGTTATGGCGGAGTTGACCTCTGGAAATCGGTGAAGGACTCTGCCGGCAACTGGACCAAGCCCGTTAATCTGGGTTCAAACATTAACACCGAAGGCGATGAAAAATCTCCCTTCCTGCACTGGGACAGCAAAACACTTTACTTCTCTTCGGGCGATAACGAACAGGCGCAAACTTCGCATCTCACATTAGGCGGCTTCGATATATTTTATTCGAAGATGGACAGCACGGGCAGATGGGCAAAGCCGAAAAACATTGGCTACCCCATTAACACGCAGGCGAACGATGTGGGATTTTTTGTGAGCAGCGATGGCAAATACGGTTTCTTCGCATCGAACGATAACCAGAAAACAAAAGGACGAAGCGTGGGCGGATACGATATATATTATTTTGAACTTCCGCAGCACGTGCGCCCCGAAGAAGTTGCGATTGTGAAAGGAAAAGTGGTGAACCCCGATGGAAAATCAGTGGCGGGCGCGCAGGTGGAAATGAAAGATGCCGTCACAAAAAAAATTACGAAGGCGCTGGTGGATTCGGCAACGGGCGAATATGCCATTGCAGCAAACGTGCAGAAGAATGCCAATGGCGAACGCAATGACATGCTCGTTGAAGTGAAGAAAGACGGATTTGCTTTCAGTTCGCAGTTGCTTTCCATGAATGATTCCGCAACAAAAAAAATTCTTGCTCCTTCCAATCCCGTAGAAGTATCAGCATCCCCCCTTCGGGGGGCGGGGGGGCAGGTGGAACTGAAAACCGATTCGGTGAAAGAAGGAAGCGCCTTCACCCTCAACAATATTTATTTCGGGCCCAACCGTGCCGATTTGAAAGAGGAATCAAAATTTGTTCTCGATGAATTTGCGCAGTACCTGAAAGAAAACCCGAACATTAAAATTGATATTTACGGGCATACCGATAACATAGGCGGTGCGCAGGATAATCAGAACCTTTCGGCAGACCGCGCTTTCACCGTGTTTGAATATTTGCGCAACGTTGCGGACGTTTCCAAAGAGCAAATCAGAGAGCACAGGGGCTATGGAGCAACCCAACCCCTTGCCGATAACAACACCGAAGAAGGCAGAGCCAGAAACCGCAGAACAGAGTTTATGATTGTGGCGAAGTGA